The following proteins are encoded in a genomic region of Tenacibaculum sp. 190524A05c:
- a CDS encoding suppressor of fused domain protein, protein MNQDIFDYFANKEYFDDHDDWISEHLDKYFQSEEISVFHEFIAFDFKVHIYFIQPKKYSFNILLSSGMSSLKMNVPDEVENKKELEFSELMMLIPKDITFSEVYTGESKNDYLISMLKHSAKFPHFNETWMGIGHTICADENYGPYSNETNFVGGVLLPSVTFDEDFTKIKREGTIINLYTFFPLFKNEIKYKIKNGYSALFDLLIKSNMKETFDNNRNNLIPKKSFWNRLKL, encoded by the coding sequence ATGAATCAAGATATCTTTGACTATTTCGCGAATAAAGAATATTTTGATGATCATGATGATTGGATTTCTGAGCATTTGGATAAATACTTTCAAAGTGAAGAAATTTCCGTTTTTCACGAATTTATAGCATTCGATTTTAAAGTACATATTTACTTTATACAGCCTAAAAAGTATTCCTTTAATATCTTATTAAGTTCAGGTATGAGTTCATTAAAAATGAACGTTCCTGATGAAGTTGAAAATAAAAAGGAACTCGAGTTTAGCGAACTAATGATGTTAATTCCAAAAGACATTACATTTTCTGAAGTCTATACAGGTGAAAGCAAAAACGATTACTTAATTTCAATGTTAAAGCATTCTGCGAAATTCCCACACTTTAATGAAACTTGGATGGGCATTGGACATACTATTTGTGCTGACGAAAACTACGGTCCATATAGTAATGAAACGAATTTTGTTGGCGGTGTACTTTTACCTTCTGTAACTTTTGATGAAGATTTCACAAAGATAAAAAGAGAAGGTACTATTATTAATTTATATACTTTTTTTCCTCTTTTTAAAAATGAGATTAAGTACAAAATTAAAAATGGATACTCAGCATTATTTGATTTGTTAATTAAGTCAAATATGAAAGAGACATTTGATAATAATCGAAATAATTTAATTCCCAAAAAGTCATTCTGGAATAGATTAAAATTATAA
- the ribB gene encoding 3,4-dihydroxy-2-butanone-4-phosphate synthase encodes MATQTTHKIQLNTIEEAINDIRAGKVIIVVDDEDRENEGDFLAAAEKVTPEMINFMATHGRGLICTPLTENRCKELELGMMVNNNTDPMETAFTVSVDLRGNGVTTGISASDRSKTIEALINKDTKPFDLARPGHIFPLKAKEGGVLRRTGHTEAAIDFARLAGLQPAGVIVEIMNEDGTMARLPQLIEVAKKFDLKIVSIEDLVAYRMEHDSLIEKKEDFTVQTRFGEFRLRAYQQTTNNQIHIALTKGTWSKNEPILTRVNSNLVNNDILGTLTNDADKKLDRMFNVVNEDGRGAILFINQQNQSLNLLNRLKGLKENQEQGEMKAPGIAFDNKDFGIGAQILHDLNIHKLRLVSNTKQEKRVGMIGYGLEIVDYVNF; translated from the coding sequence ATGGCAACACAAACTACTCATAAAATTCAATTAAACACCATTGAAGAAGCCATTAACGATATAAGAGCCGGAAAGGTAATTATTGTAGTTGATGACGAGGATCGAGAAAATGAGGGAGACTTTTTAGCAGCTGCTGAGAAAGTAACTCCTGAGATGATCAACTTTATGGCTACGCACGGTAGAGGATTAATTTGTACTCCGTTAACTGAAAATAGGTGTAAAGAATTAGAGTTAGGAATGATGGTAAATAACAATACCGATCCTATGGAAACTGCATTTACTGTTTCTGTTGATTTAAGAGGTAATGGAGTTACTACAGGAATTTCAGCTTCAGATAGATCAAAAACTATTGAAGCATTAATTAATAAAGACACTAAACCATTTGATTTAGCTAGACCAGGACATATTTTTCCTTTAAAAGCAAAAGAAGGTGGTGTTTTAAGAAGAACAGGACATACTGAGGCTGCGATTGATTTTGCACGTCTAGCTGGCTTACAACCTGCTGGGGTAATTGTGGAAATCATGAATGAAGATGGAACAATGGCACGTTTACCACAGTTAATAGAAGTTGCTAAAAAGTTTGATTTGAAAATTGTTTCGATTGAAGATTTAGTTGCCTATAGAATGGAGCATGATTCTTTAATTGAAAAGAAAGAAGACTTCACAGTTCAAACTCGTTTTGGAGAATTTAGACTTAGAGCTTATCAACAAACAACGAATAACCAAATCCATATTGCATTAACTAAAGGAACTTGGAGTAAAAACGAGCCTATTTTAACTCGTGTAAACTCAAACCTTGTGAATAATGACATTTTAGGAACATTAACTAATGATGCAGATAAAAAGTTAGATAGAATGTTTAATGTAGTTAATGAAGATGGACGTGGAGCTATTTTATTCATTAATCAACAAAATCAATCTTTAAACTTATTAAATCGTTTAAAGGGATTAAAAGAAAACCAAGAGCAAGGTGAAATGAAAGCTCCTGGAATTGCTTTTGACAATAAAGATTTTGGGATTGGAGCTCAAATATTACATGACTTAAATATTCATAAACTTCGATTAGTATCGAATACCAAACAAGAGAAACGTGTTGGTATGATCGGTTACGGATTGGAGATTGTAGATTACGTAAACTTTTAA
- a CDS encoding LptF/LptG family permease, whose amino-acid sequence MKKLDKYILKSFLIPFLATFFIILFVLVMQALWLAFDDLAGKGISIGIIFKFLWYTTLIVAPQALPIGVLLSSIMTLGSLSENYEFAAAKSAGVSLQRMVRPLVFFAILMSGLNFVFLNYVYPYAILKQINLKINIRKKQPALALVPGSFNSDIPNYQIKFDEKYGKEDNLLKNVLIYDLSAKKGNNKIISAKDGELISEEGSRYMTLKLNNGHFYEHHVDTKTSYRDRFRMKASYADFDEYILNIDISSFSDDDLDQIKHTKNFNMLSLKQLKDTLPDLKVGYDDYVVSRAKSLFRNSQAEDLYQLPDSLVNKELSSSILENFEIEKQRDIINSAISKVDRTINNFTANKNSFKYRRKVLNLYDIEFYNRVAFSLSCLILFFIGAPLGSIIRKGGMGLPMILAIAIYVLYFFTNTFGRNMAEESTLSAVAGSWLAVSIMLPLAIILTVRATQDKGLFDINGLFARIKNFFIKIFSFKKKTS is encoded by the coding sequence GTGAAAAAACTAGATAAGTATATATTAAAAAGTTTTTTAATCCCGTTTCTGGCAACCTTCTTTATCATTCTATTTGTTTTGGTAATGCAGGCTTTATGGCTGGCTTTTGATGATTTAGCTGGTAAAGGAATTAGTATCGGAATTATCTTCAAATTTTTATGGTACACCACTCTTATTGTTGCTCCACAAGCGCTGCCAATTGGTGTATTACTTTCTTCCATAATGACCTTAGGAAGTTTATCGGAGAACTATGAATTCGCAGCCGCAAAATCCGCTGGTGTTTCTTTACAAAGAATGGTACGTCCATTAGTGTTTTTTGCCATATTAATGAGTGGATTGAACTTTGTGTTTTTGAATTATGTGTATCCATACGCCATTCTTAAGCAAATCAACCTAAAAATTAATATTCGAAAAAAGCAACCAGCACTTGCTTTAGTTCCTGGAAGTTTTAATTCTGATATTCCCAATTATCAAATTAAGTTTGATGAGAAATATGGTAAGGAAGATAATCTTCTGAAAAATGTTTTGATCTATGACTTATCTGCTAAAAAAGGAAATAATAAAATTATATCTGCCAAAGATGGAGAGTTAATATCTGAAGAAGGAAGTCGTTACATGACATTAAAATTGAATAATGGACACTTCTATGAACATCATGTAGATACTAAAACTTCATATAGAGATCGATTTAGGATGAAAGCTTCCTATGCCGATTTTGACGAGTATATTCTAAATATTGATATTTCCTCCTTCTCTGATGATGACTTAGATCAGATTAAGCATACTAAAAACTTTAATATGCTTAGTTTAAAACAGCTTAAAGATACCTTGCCAGACTTAAAAGTTGGATATGACGATTATGTAGTGTCAAGAGCTAAAAGTTTGTTTAGAAATAGTCAGGCAGAAGATTTATACCAACTTCCTGATTCATTAGTGAATAAAGAATTATCGAGTTCAATTTTAGAAAACTTTGAAATTGAAAAGCAAAGAGATATTATTAATTCGGCAATTTCAAAAGTAGATCGTACTATTAATAATTTTACCGCTAATAAAAACTCGTTCAAATATCGAAGAAAAGTACTGAACCTTTATGATATTGAATTCTATAATCGTGTAGCATTCTCTTTATCCTGTTTAATACTCTTCTTTATTGGTGCTCCTTTAGGTTCAATTATCCGTAAAGGAGGAATGGGATTACCTATGATTCTTGCAATTGCCATCTACGTTTTATATTTCTTTACCAATACATTTGGAAGAAATATGGCAGAAGAAAGTACGCTTTCTGCTGTTGCAGGTTCTTGGCTAGCTGTAAGTATTATGTTACCTTTGGCTATTATTTTAACAGTTCGTGCAACCCAAGATAAAGGCTTGTTTGATATCAACGGATTATTTGCTCGAATTAAAAACTTTTTCATAAAAATATTCTCTTTTAAGAAGAAAACATCATAA
- a CDS encoding FtsK/SpoIIIE family DNA translocase, translating to MAKKSVSKKTKKVSKPSVFKQISDFFKNRQTQTILGAFFVLFAAFLCIAFISFFFSWEDDQSILTEFSNKQIQAKNLLGKIGSKLSHIFIYNGFGLAAFVLPFLIFLTGMSFLLQKGIKSMVSKWNWGLFNMLWISIAIGFVEKKYALLSGVVGFELNEYIRTFIGRTGLAIVLAFFLISYLVVRFKLTPERIGEKLKRADKPENVTDNPIENSEVIKEEPSVVTPEPVKDDKSEFELSVENLQPTISNHSSIPSEEESKEEEALLDIKKTVKPQEEENEVEIAIEKVAEEKSVTENLSDKLVKDFGEFDPTLELGQFRFPTFNLLKQYNDSISIDPEELEANKNQIVETLKNYKIGIAQIKATVGPTITLYEIVPEAGVRISKIKNLEDDIALSLSALGIRIIAPIPGKGTIGIEVPNKKATIVSMYSAITSKKFQESQMQLPLALGKTISNETFVVDLAKMPHLLMAGATGQGKSVGLNAILTSLLYRKHPAEVKFVLVDPKKVELTLFNKIERHYLAKLPDSEEAIITDTSKVVNTLNSLCIEMDNRYDLLKSAMVRNIKEYNAKFKARKLNPENGHQFLPYIVLVIDEFADLIMTAGKEVETPIARLAQLARAIGIHLIVATQRPSVNVITGIIKANFPARIAFRVTSKIDSRTILDAPGADQLIGRGDMLYSGGNDITRIQCAFVDTPEVEKITDFIGSQRAYPEAHMLPEYVGEDGGTNLDIDIADRDKLFKEAAEIIVTAQQGSASLLQRKLKLGYNRAGRIIDQLEAAGIVGPFEGSKARQVLVPDFIALEQLLENEKSN from the coding sequence ATGGCTAAAAAAAGCGTTTCTAAAAAGACAAAAAAAGTAAGTAAACCTTCTGTTTTTAAGCAAATTTCAGATTTCTTTAAAAACAGACAAACACAAACCATTCTAGGAGCATTTTTCGTTTTATTTGCTGCTTTCTTGTGTATTGCTTTTATTTCTTTTTTCTTTTCATGGGAAGATGATCAGAGTATTCTAACAGAATTTTCAAATAAACAGATTCAAGCAAAGAACCTTTTAGGTAAAATTGGTTCTAAACTGAGTCATATTTTTATTTATAACGGTTTTGGTTTAGCTGCCTTTGTACTTCCTTTTTTAATTTTTCTGACAGGAATGAGCTTTTTATTACAAAAAGGAATAAAAAGTATGGTTTCTAAATGGAATTGGGGACTTTTCAATATGCTTTGGATCTCAATTGCCATTGGTTTTGTTGAGAAAAAATATGCGCTTTTATCTGGAGTTGTTGGTTTTGAATTAAATGAATATATCAGAACCTTTATTGGAAGAACTGGTTTGGCAATTGTTTTAGCTTTTTTCTTAATATCTTATTTGGTAGTTCGATTTAAATTAACTCCTGAACGAATTGGAGAAAAATTAAAACGTGCAGATAAACCAGAAAATGTTACTGATAATCCTATTGAGAATTCAGAAGTAATTAAAGAAGAACCTTCAGTTGTTACTCCTGAACCTGTAAAAGATGATAAATCTGAGTTTGAATTATCTGTAGAAAACCTTCAGCCTACAATTAGTAATCATTCAAGTATTCCTAGTGAAGAAGAATCTAAGGAAGAAGAAGCGTTGTTAGATATTAAAAAAACAGTAAAACCTCAAGAAGAAGAAAATGAAGTTGAAATTGCTATTGAGAAAGTAGCTGAAGAAAAGAGTGTTACTGAAAACTTATCTGATAAACTTGTTAAAGACTTTGGAGAGTTTGATCCTACTTTAGAGTTAGGTCAATTTAGATTTCCAACGTTTAACTTATTAAAACAATACAACGATAGTATTTCAATTGATCCTGAAGAATTAGAGGCTAATAAAAATCAGATTGTTGAAACACTAAAAAACTATAAAATTGGTATTGCCCAAATTAAAGCAACTGTTGGACCAACAATTACTTTATATGAAATCGTACCTGAGGCTGGTGTAAGAATTTCTAAGATTAAAAACTTAGAAGATGATATTGCGCTTTCATTATCCGCTTTAGGTATTCGTATTATTGCTCCAATTCCTGGAAAAGGAACCATTGGTATTGAAGTTCCAAATAAAAAGGCAACTATTGTATCTATGTATTCGGCAATTACTTCTAAGAAATTCCAAGAAAGTCAGATGCAATTACCTTTAGCTTTAGGTAAAACCATTTCGAATGAAACATTTGTTGTTGATTTAGCGAAAATGCCTCACTTACTAATGGCCGGTGCAACTGGACAAGGAAAATCGGTTGGATTAAATGCTATTTTAACTTCATTATTATATAGAAAACATCCTGCGGAAGTAAAATTCGTTCTTGTTGATCCTAAAAAAGTAGAACTTACTTTATTCAATAAAATAGAACGTCATTACTTAGCAAAGCTTCCAGATAGCGAAGAAGCTATTATCACAGATACTTCAAAAGTAGTAAATACGTTAAATTCACTTTGTATTGAAATGGATAACCGTTATGATTTATTGAAATCAGCAATGGTTAGAAACATAAAAGAATATAATGCGAAGTTTAAAGCTAGAAAACTGAATCCAGAAAACGGTCACCAATTTTTACCGTACATTGTACTTGTTATTGATGAATTTGCGGATTTAATTATGACGGCTGGTAAAGAAGTAGAAACGCCTATTGCTCGTTTAGCTCAGTTAGCCAGAGCGATTGGTATTCACTTAATTGTTGCAACTCAACGTCCGTCTGTTAATGTGATTACAGGTATTATTAAAGCGAACTTCCCTGCAAGAATAGCATTTAGAGTTACTTCTAAAATTGATAGTAGAACAATTTTGGATGCTCCTGGTGCCGATCAATTAATTGGTCGTGGAGATATGCTATATTCTGGAGGTAATGATATTACACGTATTCAATGTGCTTTCGTTGACACACCAGAAGTTGAAAAAATTACCGATTTTATCGGTTCTCAAAGAGCTTATCCTGAAGCTCATATGTTACCTGAATACGTTGGTGAAGACGGTGGCACAAATCTTGATATAGATATCGCAGACAGAGATAAATTGTTTAAAGAAGCTGCCGAAATCATTGTAACAGCACAACAAGGATCAGCATCTTTATTACAAAGAAAATTAAAACTTGGGTACAACAGAGCTGGTAGAATAATTGATCAATTAGAAGCTGCGGGTATTGTTGGACCTTTTGAAGGTAGTAAAGCTAGACAGGTTCTTGTTCCTGATTTTATAGCTCTTGAACAATTATTAGAAAACGAGAAAAGTAATTAG
- a CDS encoding outer membrane lipoprotein carrier protein LolA, whose translation MRKLGLLLIALLIGTSVTAQDSSTQAKSLLDEVSSKMGAYKNMTIGFTSTLVNEEAGITNDPPIRGNITIAGEKYNLNYLGNNFVFNGKKLVVINTEEKEVTITDGDLEEEDGFIYPSKLLTFYKEGYNYAMGTVKNNKGRKVQYVDLTPIDSNSDIIKVQLGIDAKTKHIYKLVQIGSNGAVTTFTINKFKSDQPISENLFSFDKAKYEKQGYLID comes from the coding sequence ATGAGAAAATTAGGATTATTATTAATAGCATTATTAATTGGTACAAGTGTTACGGCACAAGATTCTTCTACTCAGGCTAAAAGCTTGTTAGATGAAGTATCTTCTAAAATGGGTGCATATAAAAATATGACCATTGGTTTTACCTCTACCCTAGTTAATGAAGAGGCTGGTATTACAAACGATCCGCCAATTAGAGGTAACATTACAATTGCTGGAGAAAAATACAATCTAAACTATTTAGGAAACAATTTTGTTTTCAATGGTAAAAAATTGGTTGTTATCAATACAGAAGAAAAAGAAGTTACTATTACTGACGGTGATTTAGAAGAAGAAGACGGATTTATTTATCCTTCGAAGTTATTGACTTTCTACAAAGAAGGATATAACTATGCAATGGGAACCGTTAAAAATAATAAAGGACGTAAAGTTCAATATGTAGATTTAACTCCAATCGATAGTAACTCTGATATTATCAAGGTACAATTAGGTATTGATGCAAAGACAAAGCATATCTATAAATTAGTACAAATTGGATCTAATGGAGCCGTGACAACATTTACTATAAATAAGTTCAAAAGTGATCAACCTATTTCGGAAAATTTATTTTCGTTTGACAAAGCGAAATACGAAAAACAAGGTTATTTGATCGATTAA